A single Lolium perenne isolate Kyuss_39 chromosome 6, Kyuss_2.0, whole genome shotgun sequence DNA region contains:
- the LOC127305843 gene encoding EPIDERMAL PATTERNING FACTOR-like protein 1: MAMSKSPLRAFLVAMVLSFLLGAATCSRTTTTLSSFQNLAEDKSRLGSTPPSCHNRCNACNPCKPIQVATTLPSGSSRPSTSRSAADEAAAYAQYSNYKPLGWKCRCAGRLYNP; the protein is encoded by the exons ATGGCCATGAGCAAATCCCCTCTCCGAGCATTCCTCGTGGCCATGGTTCTTAGCTTCCTCCTCGGAGCTGCAACATGCAGCCGCACCACGACGACCCTCTCCTCTTTCCAG AACTTGGCGGAGGACAAGTCGCGGCTGGGGTCGACGCCGCCGAGCTGCCATAACCGGTGCAACGCCTGCAACCCCTGCAAGCCCATCCAGGTGGCCACGACGCTCCCCTCGGGTTCTAGCCGGCCGTCGACGTCCCGCAGCGCCGCCGACGAGGCCGCCGCCTACGCGCAGTACTCCAACTACAAGCCGCTCGGGTGGAAATGCCGCTGCGCCGGCCGCCTCTACAACCCCTAG